In Candidatus Binatia bacterium, one DNA window encodes the following:
- a CDS encoding DUF3604 domain-containing protein, whose protein sequence is MKKRILWIFLLLVTTLGGLGYLLGHGAFGEHEGPGEVTPIARDPHEMEMILAERRETESRLSPAGTQILFGDLHVHTTFSSDAFVMSLPLVSGEGAHPPADACDFARHCAALDFWSINDHAESLTPAHWRETVESIRACNAVADPENPDVIAFLGWEWTQDGTSPENHWGHKNIILRDIEEENIPTRPIAARQPMGDIVTIPPAIRAGLVLLLRDRRTLDFTTFLEESASVPPCPEGVPVRQLPIDCRESTLTPAELFAKLDDWNLPAMVIPHGTTWGNTAPPGSVWDPQVTGPNADPERQFLMEVYSGHGNSEEYRDWGRKPAMPGSAPICPPPTPGPNGFLPNCWRAGEIIEERCLAGGEPAAECRRRAAEARRNHAAVGRAGFRTVPGATVLDWQDAGQCRDCFLPAFDYRPGMSAQYMLARQSPQGGPSRARYGLIASSDNHTARPGTGYKERDRSEMSESKGPAEGAPDLIGTQQEPKPESVPLNLEDTIAFGERDVERMSSFFTTGGLVAVHAAKRDRASIWNALQSRQVYGTSGPRILLHFDLLNGPGERREQPMGSEAILQENPRFRVSAAGGRTQKPGCSDTAKIALGTKRLNDLCRNECYHPTDQRHTISRIEVVRIRPQIDPNEPIGNLIEDPWKVLPCPESTDGCQVEFTDAGYHASKRDAVYYVRAIQEPTLAVNGDNLRCKRDESGRCLELQPCYGNDAQTPYQEDCLAEIEERAWSSPIWIDQEPLVGSEPAGL, encoded by the coding sequence GTGAAAAAGAGAATTCTCTGGATCTTCCTCTTGTTGGTGACCACGCTCGGCGGCCTTGGCTATTTGCTCGGGCATGGAGCCTTTGGCGAACATGAAGGTCCCGGCGAGGTCACGCCCATCGCCCGAGACCCCCATGAAATGGAGATGATTCTGGCCGAGCGCCGAGAGACCGAATCGCGTCTGAGCCCGGCGGGCACGCAAATCCTCTTTGGTGACCTCCATGTACATACGACATTCTCCTCCGACGCCTTTGTGATGAGCTTGCCTCTGGTTTCCGGAGAAGGCGCCCACCCACCTGCCGATGCCTGCGATTTTGCGCGGCATTGCGCCGCCCTCGACTTCTGGTCCATCAACGACCACGCAGAGTCGCTGACGCCGGCGCATTGGCGGGAAACCGTTGAAAGTATTCGCGCGTGCAACGCGGTGGCCGACCCGGAAAATCCGGACGTGATTGCCTTCCTGGGTTGGGAATGGACCCAAGATGGCACCAGCCCGGAGAATCACTGGGGGCACAAGAATATCATTCTCCGCGACATCGAAGAGGAGAATATTCCCACCAGACCGATCGCCGCCAGACAGCCGATGGGCGATATTGTGACAATACCTCCAGCGATTCGTGCCGGGCTCGTGCTCCTGCTCCGCGACCGCAGGACTCTGGACTTCACGACCTTCCTCGAGGAAAGTGCGTCGGTTCCCCCCTGCCCCGAGGGCGTCCCGGTGCGCCAGTTGCCCATTGACTGTCGCGAGTCGACACTTACCCCAGCCGAACTTTTCGCCAAACTCGATGACTGGAATCTGCCTGCAATGGTGATTCCGCATGGCACGACCTGGGGCAATACCGCGCCCCCGGGATCCGTATGGGACCCGCAGGTGACAGGACCAAACGCGGACCCGGAGCGACAGTTCCTGATGGAGGTCTACTCCGGGCATGGAAATTCGGAAGAATACCGGGATTGGGGAAGGAAACCCGCAATGCCGGGCTCGGCCCCCATCTGTCCGCCCCCCACTCCCGGCCCCAATGGCTTCCTCCCGAATTGCTGGCGCGCCGGAGAGATCATCGAAGAGCGCTGCCTCGCGGGCGGTGAGCCGGCCGCGGAATGCCGGCGGCGTGCTGCCGAAGCGCGCCGCAATCACGCCGCTGTCGGTCGCGCCGGCTTTCGGACGGTACCAGGTGCCACGGTGCTCGACTGGCAGGACGCTGGTCAATGCCGGGACTGCTTTCTACCTGCCTTCGATTACCGTCCGGGGATGTCGGCGCAATATATGCTCGCACGCCAATCGCCGCAGGGAGGTCCCTCTCGAGCGCGGTACGGGCTGATCGCCTCGAGCGACAACCACACCGCCCGCCCCGGAACCGGTTACAAGGAACGTGATCGGAGTGAGATGTCGGAGAGCAAGGGGCCAGCCGAGGGCGCGCCCGACCTCATCGGCACACAACAGGAACCGAAGCCTGAATCCGTGCCTCTTAATCTGGAAGATACCATCGCTTTTGGCGAGCGCGACGTCGAGCGAATGTCTTCGTTCTTCACCACGGGTGGATTGGTCGCCGTCCATGCCGCCAAACGCGATCGGGCGAGTATCTGGAATGCGCTCCAGAGCCGCCAGGTATATGGCACCAGTGGCCCGCGAATCCTGCTGCACTTCGATCTGCTGAATGGTCCTGGCGAACGGCGGGAGCAACCGATGGGCAGCGAGGCGATCCTGCAGGAAAATCCGCGTTTTCGGGTCAGCGCCGCTGGTGGTCGCACGCAAAAACCCGGCTGCTCCGACACGGCAAAGATTGCTCTCGGAACAAAACGTCTGAACGACCTTTGTCGCAATGAATGCTACCACCCCACCGATCAGCGGCATACAATCAGCCGGATCGAGGTCGTCCGAATACGTCCCCAAATCGATCCGAACGAACCGATCGGCAACCTGATCGAGGACCCGTGGAAGGTCCTCCCCTGCCCGGAGTCAACCGATGGCTGCCAGGTGGAATTCACGGACGCCGGATATCACGCCTCAAAACGCGATGCGGTCTACTACGTTCGCGCGATTCAGGAACCTACCCTCGCGGTCAACGGTGACAATCTGCGCTGCAAGCGGGACGAGTCCGGTCGCTGCCTTGAACTCCAACCGTGCTACGGAAACGACGCCCAGACGCCCTATCAGGAAGACTGTCTCGCCGAGATCGAAGAACGAGCATGGTCCTCACCTATCTGGATCGATCAGGAACCTCTGGTTGGCAGCGAGCCAGCGGGCCTGTAG
- a CDS encoding ribokinase — MGKVHVLGSINMDLVARVARFPRPGETLMGSDFQLLPGGKGLNQAVAARRSGAGVSMHGAVGEDPNGAALREFLDREAIAVEGVRSISGTATGTAMILVDQDGENCIVVVPGANEHVTHRRSDKGPGKGDVLVAPFEVPDAAIEPAFTEAQSRGAFTVLNPAPARVCRPEILDRVDLLVVNETELSFYAGETTELALPEDRVVELVGQLARRHGADIVATLGGKGLVASLSGHISTHPARKVEVCDTTAAGDTFVGAMAARIADGEPVKTSLSFAIDAAAICVSRSGAAPSIPTLAEVRAISAAK, encoded by the coding sequence ATGGGTAAGGTGCATGTTCTCGGTTCCATCAACATGGACCTTGTGGCGCGTGTGGCGAGATTTCCGCGCCCCGGCGAGACGTTGATGGGGAGCGACTTCCAACTCCTGCCAGGAGGGAAGGGGCTGAATCAGGCGGTCGCGGCTCGTCGATCGGGCGCTGGGGTCTCGATGCACGGCGCTGTCGGCGAAGACCCCAACGGCGCAGCCCTGCGCGAGTTCCTTGATCGGGAAGCGATTGCCGTCGAGGGCGTCCGCTCCATTTCCGGGACAGCGACGGGAACTGCGATGATTCTGGTCGACCAGGATGGTGAAAATTGCATTGTCGTTGTGCCCGGGGCGAACGAGCACGTGACGCATCGGAGGAGCGACAAGGGCCCGGGCAAAGGCGATGTTCTGGTCGCTCCATTCGAGGTTCCGGATGCGGCCATCGAGCCTGCGTTTACCGAGGCGCAGAGCCGTGGCGCTTTTACGGTGCTGAACCCGGCACCAGCCCGGGTTTGTCGCCCGGAAATTCTTGATCGAGTGGACCTGCTGGTGGTCAATGAAACGGAATTGAGCTTTTACGCCGGCGAAACTACCGAATTGGCGTTGCCTGAAGATCGAGTCGTGGAACTCGTGGGACAACTGGCCCGTCGCCATGGCGCAGATATCGTGGCGACGCTCGGGGGAAAGGGCCTGGTCGCCTCGCTTTCCGGGCACATCTCCACCCATCCCGCTCGGAAGGTGGAAGTCTGTGATACCACAGCGGCCGGCGACACCTTCGTCGGAGCGATGGCCGCTCGCATTGCGGACGGCGAACCCGTCAAGACGAGTTTATCGTTTGCGATCGATGCCGCGGCGATTTGCGTGAGTCGGTCGGGCGCTGCGCCGTCGATTCCCACTCTGGCCGAGGTTCGGGCAATCTCCGCGGCGAAGTGA